The following coding sequences are from one Streptomyces venezuelae window:
- a CDS encoding class I SAM-dependent methyltransferase yields the protein MTVLRDDTLSAAFDHAARTYDRLVAANPGYHAHLRRSARRLRLPDGGAGLRLLDLGCGTGASTAALRSAAPLAEIVAVDASAGMLERAAAKPWPPSVTFVHAPAERLEQAGVRGPFDAVFAAYLFRNLADPDAVLAAVRALLAPHGRLAVHEYTLSGRLTDRLVWTAVCKAVVQPAGTLSGDGALYRHLFRSVSGFDTADAFAERTRKAGFRHVRVLPMPGWQTGIVHTVLASADGSGGAAR from the coding sequence ATGACCGTGCTGCGCGACGACACCCTGTCCGCCGCGTTCGACCACGCCGCCCGCACCTACGACCGGCTCGTCGCGGCCAACCCCGGCTACCACGCGCACCTGCGCCGCTCCGCCCGGCGGCTGCGGCTGCCGGACGGCGGCGCGGGCCTGCGCCTGCTCGATCTCGGCTGCGGCACCGGCGCCTCCACCGCCGCGCTGCGCAGCGCCGCCCCGCTCGCCGAGATCGTCGCGGTCGACGCGTCGGCGGGCATGCTGGAGCGCGCGGCGGCCAAACCCTGGCCGCCCTCCGTGACGTTCGTGCACGCCCCGGCCGAGCGGCTCGAACAGGCGGGCGTGCGAGGGCCCTTCGACGCGGTCTTCGCCGCGTACCTCTTCCGCAACCTCGCCGACCCCGACGCCGTGCTCGCCGCGGTCCGCGCCCTGCTCGCCCCGCACGGCCGCCTCGCCGTGCACGAGTACACCCTCAGCGGACGCCTGACGGACCGTCTGGTGTGGACGGCCGTGTGCAAGGCGGTGGTGCAGCCCGCGGGCACCCTGTCCGGCGACGGAGCCCTCTACCGGCACCTGTTCCGGAGCGTCTCCGGCTTCGACACCGCCGACGCGTTCGCCGAACGCACCCGCAAAGCCGGCTTCCGTCACGTGCGCGTCCTGCCGATGCCCGGCTGGCAGACCGGCATCGTGCACACCGTGCTCGCCTCGGCCGACGGCTCGGGCGGAGCGGCCCGATGA
- a CDS encoding FAD-dependent oxidoreductase — translation MNLNGTEQPYATPRRGRDRRARVWHAPTGLARVPDGETRTTAVVGGGLAGLAAATALAERGVQVTLYEREYQLGGRLAGWPIELADGSTATMTRGFHAFFRQYYNLRGLLRRTDPGLTTLTGLPDYPLWHSEGFRDSFAKVPRTPPWSAVGFAALSPTFGVRDLARMNPRAALPLMDVRVPATYRRLDGTSAHELLERIRFPEAAHHLAFEVFSRSFFADPRLLSAAELALMFHIYFLGSSEGLLFDVPQEPFPTALWDPLAAYLTGHGVDIRTGQAVESVQPVPGGGFRVTTEDGGAQHDTVVLALDTTGLQHVVARSPRLADRRWRERIMRLRTAPPFLVSRLWLDRPVAADRPGFLGTSGYGPLDNVSVLERWEGEALRRVARTGGSVVELHAYAVDPGADRTAEQERLRTQLQRVYPETRDAKIVDERHEWRADCPLFAVGGYEDRPTVHTADPALTVAGDLVRTDLPAALMERAVTTGFLAANALLARWGLHGQTLWSVPDRGRVPALRALDRLFGT, via the coding sequence ATGAACCTGAACGGCACGGAACAGCCGTACGCGACACCCCGCCGCGGCCGCGACCGCCGCGCCCGGGTGTGGCACGCGCCGACCGGCCTCGCGCGCGTACCGGACGGCGAGACACGCACGACGGCCGTCGTGGGCGGCGGCCTCGCCGGTCTCGCCGCCGCCACGGCCCTGGCGGAGCGCGGCGTCCAAGTGACCTTGTACGAACGCGAATACCAGCTCGGCGGCCGCCTGGCGGGCTGGCCCATCGAGCTCGCCGACGGCTCCACCGCGACCATGACCCGCGGCTTCCACGCGTTCTTCCGCCAGTACTACAACCTGCGCGGCCTGTTGCGCCGGACCGACCCGGGGCTGACCACACTGACCGGCCTGCCCGACTATCCGCTGTGGCACAGCGAGGGGTTCCGGGACAGCTTCGCGAAGGTGCCGCGCACCCCGCCGTGGAGCGCCGTCGGCTTCGCCGCGCTCAGCCCCACGTTCGGCGTGCGCGACCTGGCCCGGATGAACCCGCGCGCCGCCCTGCCCCTCATGGACGTCCGCGTCCCGGCGACCTACCGGCGGCTCGACGGCACCAGCGCGCACGAACTCCTCGAACGCATCCGGTTCCCCGAGGCCGCCCACCACCTGGCCTTCGAGGTGTTCTCCCGCAGCTTCTTCGCCGACCCGCGCCTGCTCTCGGCCGCCGAACTCGCCCTCATGTTCCACATCTACTTCCTCGGCTCCAGCGAGGGCCTGCTCTTCGACGTCCCGCAGGAACCCTTCCCCACGGCCCTCTGGGACCCCCTGGCCGCCTACCTCACCGGCCACGGCGTCGACATCCGCACCGGGCAGGCGGTGGAGAGCGTGCAGCCGGTGCCGGGCGGCGGATTCCGTGTCACCACCGAGGACGGCGGCGCACAGCACGACACCGTGGTGCTCGCCCTCGACACGACCGGCCTGCAGCACGTCGTCGCGCGCTCGCCCCGGCTCGCCGACCGCCGGTGGCGCGAGCGGATCATGCGGCTGCGCACCGCGCCGCCCTTCCTCGTCTCCCGCCTCTGGCTCGACCGCCCCGTGGCCGCCGACCGCCCGGGGTTCCTCGGCACCAGCGGATACGGGCCATTGGACAACGTGAGCGTCCTCGAACGCTGGGAGGGCGAGGCGCTCCGCCGGGTCGCGCGCACCGGCGGCTCGGTCGTCGAACTCCACGCGTACGCGGTGGATCCCGGCGCCGACCGGACCGCGGAACAGGAACGTCTGCGGACGCAACTGCAACGTGTCTACCCCGAGACGCGCGACGCCAAGATCGTGGACGAGCGGCACGAATGGCGCGCCGACTGCCCGCTGTTCGCGGTGGGCGGCTACGAGGACCGGCCCACCGTGCACACCGCGGACCCGGCCCTCACCGTCGCGGGCGACCTGGTCCGCACCGACCTGCCGGCCGCCCTGATGGAGCGCGCCGTGACCACGGGGTTCCTCGCCGCGAACGCGCTGCTCGCACGCTGGGGACTGCACGGGCAGACACTGTGGTCGGTCCCCGACCGGGGCAGGGTGCCGGCGCTGCGGGCACTCGACCGGCTGTTCGGGACATGA